AAAGCTTTATTGTGAAACGTTCAATTAGTGCGCCTCGTGAAATGCTCAAAGCATTATTGCATCTCTCTGATTACATTTTCAGCTCTCTACAAAGCGACAGTAGTATTTGGATTGCGCAACGTGAAGGGCGAGCTAAAGATGGATTTGATAAAACAGAGCCTGCCATCATAAAAATGTTTTATATCAATGGCAAAAAGAAAAAAATAGAATTTTCTGATTACATTAATCAACTGAATATTGTGCCTGTGGCTATTTCGTATGAATTTGATGCGTGTGATAAACAAAAAGCAAAAGAGCTTTATACAAAAAATAAATTTGGTGAGTATAAAAAATCTGCATCTGAAGATATAGACAGTATTGTTGCAGGTATTGTGGGCCAAAAGGGTCATGTACACATTGCATTCGGCAAACCTTTAGAAGGTGATTTTAAGGATGCAGACGAAGTTGCCTGCGCCATTGATAAGCAAATTTATCAAAATTATTATTTACACCCATCTAATTACATTGCTGCGAAAGTCAATTTAGATAGCATTGATAGCGAGGATAAAGAGCGCTTTGCAAAACGTTTAAATGAAATCGATATTGAGCTACAAGAGACGGTTTTAAAAATGTATGCAAACCCTGTGAAAAATGCACCTAACCTGTAAATTAGCTTAAAAATAAAGCGCTTACATTTTTGTTATGCACATTTCATTTTTAATGGGTTTTGAAAATAAATGTGCAAGTCTATGATAAATAAGGCCTTGTAAGCTTTCTTTGTGCTAGCTCAAATTTATCGTAAAATTACTAACAGAGTTATCCACAGAGTTTTACCGCCCTAAAAGTAAACAACCACTTAGCTGAATAGATTGCTATCGTCGGCTTTTTTTCTGTTATAATCCTTCTTTATTTTTCTGCTATTGGGTAATAAATTGATGGCGACTATTCCTGAAAATCCTTTTGTACTTGTTGATGGCTCTTCGTATCTTTATCGTGCCTTTTTCTCTCCTCCTCACTTAACCAATTCTGCAGGCGACGCGACGGGCGCTGTTTATGGTGTGGTTAATATGCTCAAAAGCTTAATGCAGCAGTTTTCTCCTTCACATATTGTGGTCGTCTTTGATGCCAAGGGTAAAACGTTTCGTGATGATATGTACTCACAATATAAAGCAAACCGCCCGAGTATGCCCGATGACCTGCGCATTCAAATTGAACCGTTACATGCAGTGATCAAAGCAATGGGTTTACCTATTTTAATTGTCCCTGGGGTTGAAGCGGATGATGTGATCGGCACCTTGTCGAAACAGGCCAGTGCGAAAGGCATTAAAACATTGATCAGTACGGGCGATAAAGATATGGCTCAGTTAGTCGATGAGCATACGTTACTTATCAATACGATGAC
The sequence above is a segment of the Psychromonas sp. CNPT3 genome. Coding sequences within it:
- a CDS encoding 1-acyl-sn-glycerol-3-phosphate acyltransferase, whose product is MPISSDKFSDIRPYNDGEIQAAILRVINNDELINAIISFRFPKVHKLTHCVIRPLLRRYFTYKWGKINSIDEMQKVVVHYMHHMIKDTTTKFTSSGLCDLDVSKNYLFVSNHRDIAMDPALMNWALFAEEFQSARIATGDNLLGKPFIADLMRMNKSFIVKRSISAPREMLKALLHLSDYIFSSLQSDSSIWIAQREGRAKDGFDKTEPAIIKMFYINGKKKKIEFSDYINQLNIVPVAISYEFDACDKQKAKELYTKNKFGEYKKSASEDIDSIVAGIVGQKGHVHIAFGKPLEGDFKDADEVACAIDKQIYQNYYLHPSNYIAAKVNLDSIDSEDKERFAKRLNEIDIELQETVLKMYANPVKNAPNL